A stretch of the Lolium perenne isolate Kyuss_39 chromosome 3, Kyuss_2.0, whole genome shotgun sequence genome encodes the following:
- the LOC127341437 gene encoding senescence-specific cysteine protease SAG39 — protein MASSPGTWPVIATVLLMRGLFAAFPAAASVDVGDLLLMDRFHQWQATHNRSYLSAEERLRRFEVYRSNVEYIEATNRRGDLTYELGENQFADLTEAEFLARYGSSYDGSARTNWDITMTAAGGDAGSLWSSGGGDNSLEAPLPPSVDWRAKGAVTPARTQGSGCASCWAFATVATIESLNWIKTGKLVPLSEQQLVDCDQYDGGCNRGYYHRAMKWIMENGGLTTAAEYPYKAARGACKRAKPAVNIKGHLAVPPNEAALQSAVARQPIGVAIEIGSGMMFYKSGVYSGTCGTRLEHAITAVGYGTDPAGTKYWIVKNSWGPGWGENGFIRMKRDVGGSGLCGIALDTAYPTM, from the exons ATGGCTTCCTCCCCTGGCACGTGGCCGGTGATCGCCACTGTTCTGCTCATGCGCGGCCTGTTCGCTGCCTTCCCAGCTGCGGCGTCAGTCGACGTCGGTGACCTGCTGCTGATGGACAGGTTCCACCAGTGGCAGGCGACGCACAACCGCTCGTACCTGAGCGCGGAGGAGAGGCTGCGGCGCTTCGAGGTGTACCGCAGCAACGTGGAGTACATCGAGGCGACCAACAGGCGCGGCGACCTCACCTACGAGCTCGGCGAGAACCAGTTCGCCGACCTCACCGAGGCGGAGTTCCTGGCACGGTACGGGTCTTCTTACGACGGCAGCGCTCGCACTAACTGGGACATCACCATGACCGCCGCTGGCGGCGACGCTGGCAGCCTGTGGTCGTCTGGCGGTGGCGACAACTCCTTGGAGGCTCCGCTTCCGCCCAGCGTGGACTGGAGGGCCAAAGGCGCCGTGACGCCGGCCAGGACCCAAGGCTCAGGATGTG CCAGCTGCTGGGCgttcgcgacggtggcgacgaTCGAGAGCCTCAACTGGATCAAGACGGGGAAGCTGGTGCCGCTGTCGGAGCAGCAGCTGGTGGACTGCGACCAGTACGACGGCGGCTGCAACCGCGGCTACTACCACAGGGCCATGAAGTGGATCATGGAGAACGGCGGCCTCACCACCGCCGCCGAGTACCCATACAAGGCCGCCAGAGGCGCATGCAAGCGCGCCAAGCCCGCCGTCAACATCAAGGGCCACCTGGCCGTCCCGCCCAACGAGGCGGCCCTGCAGAGCGCCGTCGCAAGGCAGCCCATCGGTGTCGCCATCGAGATCGGCAGCGGCATGATGTTCTACAAGAGCGGCGTCTACTCCGGCACCTGCGGGACGCGGCTCGAGCACGCCATCACCGCCGTCGGCTACGGCACCGACCCCGCGGGGACCAAGTACTGGATCGTCAAGAACTCGTGGGGCCCGGGGTGGGGCGAGAACGGCTTCATCCGCATGAAGCGTGATGTCGGAGGCTCGGGGCTTTGCGGCATCGCCCTCGACACCGCCTACCCGACCATGTGA